A stretch of DNA from Macrotis lagotis isolate mMagLag1 chromosome X, bilby.v1.9.chrom.fasta, whole genome shotgun sequence:
GGGCCAGTTTAGCTGAAAttggaggtggggggtggggtgggatgggaTGTAATATATAGTAAGAAAGAGCCACATCAGGTAAGATGTTGAATGCAAACAAAAACATTGCTAATTTGCCCTATAGGCCAAAGGAGAGCTCTTTGGGGGAGAAGGGATGCATGACATGATCTGACCTATATTGTAGGACTATCACTTTGATAGCTCTCTGAAGAATGGATTGAAGGTAGAGGCAATGAGAATACTATAACAGTCCAAGTTAGAGAGAATGAAATCCTAAAACTGGAGTGATGACAGCATTATTAGAGGGAAATGGATGACTGCAAAATATGTTGTGAAATGTCCTGGCAACAGGGTGAACATGGAGTAGGAGAGGAGCAGAGTAATAGAGAATGAAGAGTCTAAAAATTTAGAGGACCAGAAGGATGGTTGTGCCCTTGACAGAGAAACAGCTTTAGGAAAGATAATGACTTTGAGGACAACCAGTTGGAAATGTCTAACAGTTAGTAATAAAGGCCTGGACCATTGAGAGAGTGCCTGGGATGTGGTCCTGGAACACCCAAAGTTAGGAGGtgagataatgataatgatcCAAGAAAAGATGGTAACCAACAGAAAGCAATGtcataaaatgcagaaaggaaagaatattcagCAACAGAAGGTGGTTGGTCAATAGTTTGCTTTGGGTCAGTTGTTTAATTTCccggggcctcagtttccttcactgtaaaatgaaggagttggactagatggtctctgtaGTCCTTCCATCTCTAATATTATGTAAAGTCCTGCAGAGAGGTTAAGAATACTGAACAAAGTTCACTgtatttgacaattaagagattgCCAGTGTCCTgggagagcagtttcagttgactGATGAGGTTAAAAGTCAGAATGCAATCAGTTGACAAGCAAGAATAGAAGAGGAGGAAACAATAAGGATGGAGGACTATAAATAGGAGGAGAGGAGATTTGGGTAAAATGAAGATTTCAGTAGGAATGAGGGAGACCTTGGCATGTTTTCAGATAGCAGGGAAACTGAAGcgtagaaagaaaaaagaaagataactgaGTAACAATATGCCAGAGGACAGGACCTATTAGAGGATTGACTTTCATGAAAAAGGTCACTTTCTATCACAGTTTGCATTAAAGGAAGACAGAATAGGGGTTAATGTCAAGGAGTCTTGAGGCAAAGAACAGGAGGGGCAGCTCCTAGTAAGAGTTTTGGTCAAGTATGAGGTGAGGGCCTCTGTGTAGGATGGtggtaaagggggaaaaaggaagttTGAAACAACCTCTATGTGTATTGTCTGAAGAATAAAAgtattatggggcagctaggttgtgcaatggatagagcaccacccctggaattaggaggacccgagttcaaatccagcctcagacacttaattattacctagctgtgtgaccttgggcaagtcgtttaatcccatggcaaaaaccaaaaccaaaccaaaaaaaaaaaagaataaaaggattgccttgctaCATTCTacaaaacataaaattataatagaTAGTAGagttctgtattttctttcaacaTGATTCAAGAAGACGTGTAGGAAAGAAGAGAGTCAATGGTGGGGGAAACAAAGTTAGCAAATCATGACTGAAAATAGGTCAAAGCTGCAAGGGATTCAAAGGGTTCAATATCGATTGAGTTGCAGAACTACAGCTttaagggaggaaaaataaagtggagaAGGGGATATGGTCTACTAGAATGATGGGTGGAGGTCAGTGTAGATGAAGAACAGGCTGAGGAGGAATAAGGCACAGAAGAGATCAGATTTTTATTCAAGGATGCAGAGCATTTCTTGCTGATGATGGAATCAAGCATGAGACCACCCTTGTGAATGCATAAAGTGGAGTGAAAGAGAAGGGACACTAAGAGCTTGATTAGCTGGGAGGCCAAATTGTCTGAGGGAACATCAGGATGTATGCTGAAAGCTATTAGCATAAGAAACAGTGGTAAAGACTTTGAGAACCAGAGAGAAGGACCCACTGTACCAGTATAATACATAGAGAACTATggctaaatattttttgttagtCTACAAGCTAAATATGAGTTAAACATGTGATGTGGCAGCCAGAAAAGTGAATATGATCTTCTCTTTCACTGAGAGGAAAATAATGTTCAAAATGTCCATTTCATTCAATCTAAGTTGGACCATGTAGATCTACAATATTTGGTTCAGATCCGagtgccatattttaggaagaaaactGATAAATTGGACAAGTCAAAAAGAAGTTTCTcctttagcctgaagaagagatgACTTAGTAGAGATATGACAgcagtctcatatttgaagaaagATCATGTAAAAGACATTGTTCTGAGAGGGCAAAAACAATGGCAAAGTATAACTCCCTTCTCTTGGCagagaaaggggcagctaggtgacacaggggatagatcaccagacctggagtcaggaagaccttttattagctgtgtgaccctgggcaagtcacttaaccctgtttggctcagtttcctcatttataaaataagctggagaaggaaatggcaatccactccaaTGTATcattcaagaaaaccccaattgggatcagagtcagaaacaactgaaaaatgactgaaaaagaaaactaatcccACAGTGGAATGGGCTGTCTGATCATTTGTAGAAACTAgggtagaggggtggctaggtgttgcagtggttagagcatgggccctggagtcaggagtacctgagttcaaatccggcctcagacacttaataattacctagctgtgtggccttgagcaagccacttaaccccatttgccctgcaaaatccttttaaaaaaagaatcaatgggggggggggggggcagctagatggcgcagttaatagagcaccggtcctggagtcaggaggacccaagttcaaatccagcctcagacacttaaaaattacctagctgtgtggtcttgggcaagccacttaactccattgccttaaataataaaaaaaaattttttttttaaagaatcagtcTTGGAGTACTTGAATATTAAAGACCATATTCatgctagcattttattttccatcaaaaaaGCAATGGAGATATTTTAAAGGAAAGCTTAAATGGAATCAAACTTCTACCAGTTTAGTGGGGACTATATATCCATTGTGGGATTCCTTCCCATCAATAACCTCAACTTCATGGGATACCAGATGGTAACCAGTACAACACTTCTGTCAGATTTCCTTCATGTCCTGATCAGATCTCAAGGATCTTCTTTTTTCAAGGAATGTGGGCCTGGGCCTTGGCTGCAGGATAGACATGGATGCTCAGACCCACTGACATCAGCTCTGCTGCTGTTCCCTTAAGAGTCTGGGCAACTCCATCCTTCATCTGAACTCTTTAAGAAAAGTATAAGCTGATATCTGGGAtgttcaacttaaaaaaaaatccctttccatatactacttcagacacttacccgGTGCTGTTTTGTAGCATACTGTTCTGGAGGGCAGAGTAGGGGCATTCTTCACCCTGGGACTCTGTGTTGTCTGTAAGACTTGCCTCTGCCTCTTcagttcctcttctctctcctgggCTGCTCGGATCTCTTCTTCTATCATGGACAAAGTCCTCTGCTTCCTTGACCTTAGCTTAAAGGGTCCCACTGTCACCTCTGATTCCTGAGTGGCCAAAAGGGAGGCAGTGCTCCTCAGCTCAGCTGCCTCTGAATACTTGCTAAAATAGCTCCCTTCTGGCCTGCTCTCCTCAATGTGGACTGGCTGAACAATGTGGAATTGTTGGGGAGTTGCCTCCTCCCTGAGTTCTCTGTCTTGGGCTGTTATCTTTGGTAACACATCTCTTTTTTCTTGGACAGGAGAAGACACTTGAGGTGGCTTAAATGTGCTCTGATGCTGATCTGAGCTAGGAGCCCCAGCCCCAACTTCATCTTGGGCTTCCCTTGGGCCAGTCTTTTGTTCGGCTGGGTGCTTGTTTGCTTTGGAAACAGCTCTGTCAGCCTGCTCGGCTATGGCTTGTTGGATGGCAGTCTGCACCAAAAGACCAGCATGATATTCCAGGGGGTCATCTGCCAGCAGGGAATCTCCAAGCATAGAGGATGGGGAATAGAAACCATGGTCACTGAATGACTTGGAGGCTCCTTCAGCTCGACCCTCAGAGGGTGTGTCAGTCTGTGGGGTCTGAGGCAGAGAAAAATCTGTCAAAGAGTTTTCCTGGAGGGCGTTCATTGTCTCATTGGATGCACCACTGTCACTGAGGTTGTCCATGCTGAAGTCATTGGACAATGTTTCCAGCACAGTGGTTCCTTGAGACCTCACTGACAGCTCCTCTAAACCAGAGTCCAGCTCCTCTGGGGGAGAAGAGATGTAGACTGACCTGGCAAATGGATCTAAGATGCCAGGGTCCTCATCTTTCACCACAGTGAAGACAGCCCGAGCACTTGTAAACTCGCCCTCCTCTGCCCACAGCTTGGCCGTTGAGACAGGTTTTGAAGCATCAGTACAGGGAGATTCCTTTTCTGGACTAACTGTAGTGTTCTGGTCTCCTCCTAAAAGTTCTGGAACACAGGAGGCCTTCTGACCCTTGGTGGCAGCTATCCCCTCATCCTCCATCTGCCCCACAACTGAAACTGGTGATGGTCTGGTGATGGTGGATGGCTTATCTGAGTAGGAACCCAAGGGTCTATAAAAGGGTTTGATGGAAAATAGTCTGGGTGCTCCCTGGCCTCTGGCTTCTGTTTGCCTGGAATTCTCCATCAACTGAAATTGCTTTCTTGCAGCAGAGAAGTCTATTTGATCGGTGACAACATCCTCCTTCAGACCACTAGTTGGGTCTGGAAGTTCAAAAGAATATTCTGTCTGTTTTGGGGATGGTGGAACTGTAGAAGGCTGGGGCagcggctgctgctgctgctgctgctgctgctgctgctgctgctgctgctcttgtTGCTGCCTCCTCTCCTTGCGTTCCTTATACTTTTTATGTGACTCAAGTGGCTCATCATCCAGTTGCTCCTCTAGGGTCTTCTCCTGGGGTGGATTCCACCATTTGGCTGCAATAGCAGGATTTTTTTTCACTGCCTGACTTCGGATTAATTCTCGCCTCTCTTTTTCTAGTTCCAACATCTCCTCTGATGGTCTTACTTTTCGGACTCTATAGGTTTCCTTCTCGCCATCATCCTCAAAAAGTTTGGATGGCTTCTTATCCTCATGGAAGGCACGcaattcaaattttgcttctttcttcagAGTGGTGAGAGTGGTCTCCCCATCTCGGAAAGAGCCCTTTGAGCTGGTTGAGGAAGTGGGACTCACAGGAGCTTGAAGACCATCCccaagcacctccctctgcccaTCTGGAGAGTGACCATTTGCCCTGAAGGTCTCTGCCATGATTTCACCTTGGCTCAGCTCTACAAGAGGAGGGGCCTGCCTGCCAACAACGGGAACTGCTTCCCTCTCAGTGAGTTCTATGTGGTTTGTGGTAGGGATGGATGGACTTAAGCTGCCCACAGTGAAGGCTGTGCCTAGCTCTGGTGAAGATGTCCCGTTGTAAGTCACATCAGCAGCAGAATCACAACAATTGGCCTCTAACACTTCATCTAGATACTGGATCTCTCTAGCCACCTCATTATCCAAGGATTCATGGTGGTCAGAGAGGAGGCCATTATGGGGGGAATAAAAAGGGGAGGAACTTTTGTCCATGGAATGTGATGCTGAAGAAACCCCAGAAACACTTTTACATTCTGCAATGGGAATTTCAATTTCCATGTTCTTCTTGCTGGGAGAAAGAATGCTGACGGGAGGTTCCAGCAGATTGGCACTAGAATGATCTCCACTTTTTGTCAATCTGATGTCATCCTCGAGAAACTTGTGAGGtttctaaaataaagagaaaagtgaaagaaaagtcTGAATTTGATGCCATCATAGCATATTTCTCTTATTCAATTATATCACACAATTTTCTGGAAGAACTACTGAAATGACCAGAATGTCTGTAGGAAAATAGATAATATGTGAGACATAAATAATATCCAGTATTTCACAGACATGAATTGAACAGCTTTTTCATggtttaaatattattaatagtaGTTTGCTATTAACTAATTTGGTAATATCAGTTAATTAATTAGCTAATTTAATAGTTTAATGGTTAAGGAGCTAATGTTTCAGTTGAAGGAAATTTAGTATAAGGCAATGGAAAGACTGCTCAATTTCTAGCTAGAAGGCCTGATTTTAAACAATGCCCTAGTACTTACTGTCCCTGAGGCTCTGGGAGAGTCTCTCTAGTCCTCAATTTGTTTATTTCTGTAGTGAGGAGTTTTTTCCTACTCTActttcctactctgtaaaatggggatgataatagcatctacctcccagggttattgtaaggggaaaaagagataatatttgtcaagtgctATGTAAGTACtaagtagttattattattattattattattattattattattattattattattattatttactactACTTAATATACAGCAAATTCAATGTGGTAGAACAAACACTGCCTGCCTTGTTTATGTCCCACCTTGGGTCCTATGCTTTTTAGAtttcactcaattttttttcttttttcttttttaggttttgcaaggcaatggggttaagtgtcttgcccaaggtcacacagctaggtaattattaagtgtctgaagctagatttgaactcaggtactcctgactccagggcctgcactctatccactgggccacctagctaccccgatTTCACTCTATTCTTCACCTCaacccttccccccttttttgtaTCACTAGATCTATTCCTTTTACTCTTCCCCATTCACTGCCCCACCATGGCCCTCCTTACAGCAAATTTCTATTGAAATGTCTATATCTGAAAAGGTACAAGCCATTGTGTACCTACAGTTCATTACCTCTCCACCAAGAGATGTAAGACTGTTTCATCAGGTTCCTGTAGTTATTGCGATGTGTTATTAcaataagtctttcaaagttatttcttttaCAAAACTGTCATTATGTAAATAATCCTCCTGGTTTGGCTATTCCCCCATCTAACTTCAAGAATAAATATTCTGAGTTTTTTCAAATGAACCTGACATAACAGCTTCAAATGTGTTCACTATCCAAACTAACTTCCTTTGTATTTACTCTAACTTGTCaaacatttttcttaaatggAGGTGCCTAGAatggaaatatattcaaataCTTCTGTGTGTGTGCCCCACATGCTAGTAAAAGGTTATTTTACTCTCTATATATATCAGTTTCTTTAAAAACCATCCCCTTCATTATTTTTACAGTtcaataatttattcatgtaatgtaatttatttagctattttgcCCAACAGATGAGCACCCcccttttctttccaattctttgccaatataaaaaagctactatattcttgtgtgtgtgtgtgtgtgtgtgtgtgtgtgtgtgtacaaaaatCCTTTTTCTTGTTATAGGATCCCTTGAGGTATAGACCTGATAGTAGTTTTACTGGGTCAGAGTATGTATGTACAATTTAATAGCTTTTTTAAAGCATGATTTCAAATAGCTTTCCAGAGTAAAGTCTGGgttagttcacaattctaccaaaagtgcATTAATGTCACTCCCAGTCTCTCAGACTCTccaaaaattctcattttccaaatttttgtcaACTGTGCTGATCTGATCAGTttgaggtagaacctcagaattgttttaagttGCAGTTCTTTAATATAGATAATATGAAGCACACTTCACATGGTTACTGATAGTTGGTTTTTCATccactcatttgacagatgagaaaacaaaaagttggaactcttaaataatttacccaggatcatataTCTACCTAACTGATAAATCCCACATTGCACCTACATTTTTTGATGTTGTTGTTCATTATTGTGGTCTtgatctcatttggaattttcttgacaaagatactggagtggtttgccatttcctttttcagctcattttacagaggaggaaacaaaggcaaacagggtaaagtgacttgcccagggtcacagagctaataagtgtctgaggtcagatttgaatccagaaagataagccttcctgattccaatacCAGCATTAAATCCACTGCATTACCTGGCTACCCTTCTGTCTCCATTCCTGTCAATTTTATACCTAGCCAATGATCCTTCCTGAATTAAGCCACTTCTCTGGGCACTGCATTTCTAGGTAAGATCCTAGAAAATTGTATCAAGAAAGTCCTCATGACTTTTATTAGCCTAGGATAGGAAAAAGAATATCAAGAGCTGGACCAAACAAAGGGTCTATAAAGTACAATTATACTTACTTTATGCTATTACACAAGTATAATGTAAGAATCagatttgagtcttcctgactccaggtccagaactttatccactgcaccacctggctagcCCACACCTATTTTACCATGCTGCATAAAATGAAAGATTCTGGAGGATCAGCCAAAGACATTGAGAAGATAGTTTATACTTGGTGGAAAACATTTAATGTTATGAGGAAAGCATCCTGAAATTTGAATCTCACTGTTTCAATTCTAGCCTAGATGATACAACTTATTGTATAGAATAAAGGAACATAAACTCTCTGGCCTTAGCTTCTctacttgtaaaatgaaaagcCTGGACCATAATATCTCTAAGGTTTCCTCTGAGGTGCATTTTTATGGTTCCCAAAGTAGGTTCATTGTGTTATAATTTAGAAGTCTGAATCACTCACCTCAGTAATTCAAATAATAAAGGTTGTTGAAGCTAGAGATAATTtgtttacttaaaaaaaagaaacctgtcATTTTATAAGGCCTGAAAGtgaacataaacacacacacacacacacacacacacacacacacacacacacactctcttgAGTAATATACAAAGTACCTTACAAAACTAGTTAATTCTTTTCAAAGCTATATAATATCTAAAGAGTAGATGGATGGAAAGTGAAAATAATGAGCTGATAGGGAACTCTTAACTTTGATGCCAGTTTATTTTGGATACATCTCAGACCAGACCATTTAGCTGGTCCATTTGCTTGAAGAGACATCAAGCCAGGCCAAGAATTAAAAAAGATCAAGCTGAATGGCATCTGAGAAATTATATGCTTTTAATGACCCCAAGTCTCCTCATGAAACAGAAACCCATCTTTTAAATGGCAATATTCTTCCAGTGATGTCATGGGATTGTGAATCATGGAATACATCATGGTCAAATAATCAAAACATGGTGAAAGGGAGCAGATATGTATTCAGGGCTGTGTGGTCTTCTCACAGTTATTTTCAATGGTCATTGCAGATTAAACATAAGAGTATTAGATGTGAGGCTAGAATGTTGTCTGTTGTCAAAACTACAATTTTCTAACTCTTACTTGAATTTATCTTAGGACaattaggtggtgtagtagataatagagttggc
This window harbors:
- the PALM2AKAP2 gene encoding PALM2-AKAP2 fusion protein isoform X2, whose amino-acid sequence is MAEAELHKERLQAIAEKRKRQTEIEGKRQQLDEQILQLQHSKSKALREKWLLQGMPAGTAEEEEARKRQSEEDEVRVKKLEDNIHRLEKEIQTLESEESQISAKEQIILEKLKETEKSFKDFQKSFSNTDGDAVNYIYTQPPDLPILYSRTTESSSNQDGTSRVAAVYAMEINVEKDKQTGETKILSTPTIGPEGVHQRGAKVYDDGTKVVYEVHSGSMVVENGVHKLSSKDVDELIQKAGQSSTRGGQEAKAVTKERTVIADGRLSHTKEQMLCKEAKLEMVHKSRKDYTENIEQAKVPRAEVPDVSMDQPVTMIFMGYQNIEGEEEAKKVLGYDETIKAELILIDEDDEKSLREKTVTDVSTIDGNAAELVSGKPISDTTEPSSPEVKEESLATEPVPGSQWASVLPYDDEKTFNPLETFDVEMTVQKPHKFLEDDIRLTKSGDHSSANLLEPPVSILSPSKKNMEIEIPIAECKSVSGVSSASHSMDKSSSPFYSPHNGLLSDHHESLDNEVAREIQYLDEVLEANCCDSAADVTYNGTSSPELGTAFTVGSLSPSIPTTNHIELTEREAVPVVGRQAPPLVELSQGEIMAETFRANGHSPDGQREVLGDGLQAPVSPTSSTSSKGSFRDGETTLTTLKKEAKFELRAFHEDKKPSKLFEDDGEKETYRVRKVRPSEEMLELEKERRELIRSQAVKKNPAIAAKWWNPPQEKTLEEQLDDEPLESHKKYKERKERRQQQEQQQQQQQQQQQQQQPLPQPSTVPPSPKQTEYSFELPDPTSGLKEDVVTDQIDFSAARKQFQLMENSRQTEARGQGAPRLFSIKPFYRPLGSYSDKPSTITRPSPVSVVGQMEDEGIAATKGQKASCVPELLGGDQNTTVSPEKESPCTDASKPVSTAKLWAEEGEFTSARAVFTVVKDEDPGILDPFARSVYISSPPEELDSGLEELSVRSQGTTVLETLSNDFSMDNLSDSGASNETMNALQENSLTDFSLPQTPQTDTPSEGRAEGASKSFSDHGFYSPSSMLGDSLLADDPLEYHAGLLVQTAIQQAIAEQADRAVSKANKHPAEQKTGPREAQDEVGAGAPSSDQHQSTFKPPQVSSPVQEKRDVLPKITAQDRELREEATPQQFHIVQPVHIEESRPEGSYFSKYSEAAELRSTASLLATQESEVTVGPFKLRSRKQRTLSMIEEEIRAAQEREEELKRQRQVLQTTQSPRVKNAPTLPSRTVCYKTAPGKIEKVKPPPSPTAEGPSSQSDFLPEETAGSQRPKNLMQTLMEDYETHKSKRREKMDESSVLEATRVNRRKSALALRWEAGIYANREEEEDE
- the PALM2AKAP2 gene encoding PALM2-AKAP2 fusion protein isoform X1 yields the protein MAEAELHKERLQAIAEKRKRQTEIEGKRQQLDEQILQLQHSKSKALREKWLLQGMPAGTAEEEEARKRQSEEDEVRVKKLEDNIHRLEKEIQTLESEESQISAKEQIILEKLKETEKSFKDFQKSFSNTDGDAVNYIYTQPPDLPILYSRTTESSSNQDGTSRVAAVYAMEINVEKDKQTGETKILSTPTIGPEGVHQRGAKVYDDGTKVVYEVHSGSMVVENGVHKLSSKDVDELIQKAGQSSTRGGQEAKAVTKERTVIADGRLSHTKEQMLCKEAKLEMVHKSRKDYTENIEQAKVPRAEVPDVSMDQPVTMIFMGYQNIEGEEEAKKVLGYDETIKAELILIDEDDEKSLREKTVTDVSTIDGNAAELVSGKPISDTTEPSSPEVKEESLATEPVPGSQWASVLPYDDEKTFNPLETFDVEMTVQKPHKFLEDDIRLTKSGDHSSANLLEPPVSILSPSKKNMEIEIPIAECKSVSGVSSASHSMDKSSSPFYSPHNGLLSDHHESLDNEVAREIQYLDEVLEANCCDSAADVTYNGTSSPELGTAFTVGSLSPSIPTTNHIELTEREAVPVVGRQAPPLVELSQGEIMAETFRANGHSPDGQREVLGDGLQAPVSPTSSTSSKGSFRDGETTLTTLKKEAKFELRAFHEDKKPSKLFEDDGEKETYRVRKVRPSEEMLELEKERRELIRSQAVKKNPAIAAKWWNPPQEKTLEEQLDDEPLESHKKYKERKERRQQQEQQQQQQQQQQQQQQPLPQPSTVPPSPKQTEYSFELPDPTSGLKEDVVTDQIDFSAARKQFQLMENSRQTEARGQGAPRLFSIKPFYRPLGSYSDKPSTITRPSPVSVVGQMEDEGIAATKGQKASCVPELLGGDQNTTVSPEKESPCTDASKPVSTAKLWAEEGEFTSARAVFTVVKDEDPGILDPFARSVYISSPPEELDSGLEELSVRSQGTTVLETLSNDFSMDNLSDSGASNETMNALQENSLTDFSLPQTPQTDTPSEGRAEGASKSFSDHGFYSPSSMLGDSLLADDPLEYHAGLLVQTAIQQAIAEQADRAVSKANKHPAEQKTGPREAQDEVGAGAPSSDQHQSTFKPPQVSSPVQEKRDVLPKITAQDRELREEATPQQFHIVQPVHIEESRPEGSYFSKYSEAAELRSTASLLATQESEVTVGPFKLRSRKQRTLSMIEEEIRAAQEREEELKRQRQVLQTTQSPRVKNAPTLPSRTVCYKTAPGKIEKVKPPPSPTAEGPSSQSDFLPEETAGSQRPKNLMQTLMEDYETHKSKRREKMDESSYTCKLLSNNKVTSEVLEATRVNRRKSALALRWEAGIYANREEEEDE
- the PALM2AKAP2 gene encoding A-kinase anchor protein 2 isoform X3 gives rise to the protein MPAGTAEEEEARKRQSEEDEVRVKKLEDNIHRLEKEIQTLESEESQISAKEQIILEKLKETEKSFKDFQKSFSNTDGDAVNYIYTQPPDLPILYSRTTESSSNQDGTSRVAAVYAMEINVEKDKQTGETKILSTPTIGPEGVHQRGAKVYDDGTKVVYEVHSGSMVVENGVHKLSSKDVDELIQKAGQSSTRGGQEAKAVTKERTVIADGRLSHTKEQMLCKEAKLEMVHKSRKDYTENIEQAKVPRAEVPDVSMDQPVTMIFMGYQNIEGEEEAKKVLGYDETIKAELILIDEDDEKSLREKTVTDVSTIDGNAAELVSGKPISDTTEPSSPEVKEESLATEPVPGSQWASVLPYDDEKTFNPLETFDVEMTVQKPHKFLEDDIRLTKSGDHSSANLLEPPVSILSPSKKNMEIEIPIAECKSVSGVSSASHSMDKSSSPFYSPHNGLLSDHHESLDNEVAREIQYLDEVLEANCCDSAADVTYNGTSSPELGTAFTVGSLSPSIPTTNHIELTEREAVPVVGRQAPPLVELSQGEIMAETFRANGHSPDGQREVLGDGLQAPVSPTSSTSSKGSFRDGETTLTTLKKEAKFELRAFHEDKKPSKLFEDDGEKETYRVRKVRPSEEMLELEKERRELIRSQAVKKNPAIAAKWWNPPQEKTLEEQLDDEPLESHKKYKERKERRQQQEQQQQQQQQQQQQQQPLPQPSTVPPSPKQTEYSFELPDPTSGLKEDVVTDQIDFSAARKQFQLMENSRQTEARGQGAPRLFSIKPFYRPLGSYSDKPSTITRPSPVSVVGQMEDEGIAATKGQKASCVPELLGGDQNTTVSPEKESPCTDASKPVSTAKLWAEEGEFTSARAVFTVVKDEDPGILDPFARSVYISSPPEELDSGLEELSVRSQGTTVLETLSNDFSMDNLSDSGASNETMNALQENSLTDFSLPQTPQTDTPSEGRAEGASKSFSDHGFYSPSSMLGDSLLADDPLEYHAGLLVQTAIQQAIAEQADRAVSKANKHPAEQKTGPREAQDEVGAGAPSSDQHQSTFKPPQVSSPVQEKRDVLPKITAQDRELREEATPQQFHIVQPVHIEESRPEGSYFSKYSEAAELRSTASLLATQESEVTVGPFKLRSRKQRTLSMIEEEIRAAQEREEELKRQRQVLQTTQSPRVKNAPTLPSRTVCYKTAPGKIEKVKPPPSPTAEGPSSQSDFLPEETAGSQRPKNLMQTLMEDYETHKSKRREKMDESSYTCKLLSNNKVTSEVLEATRVNRRKSALALRWEAGIYANREEEEDE
- the PALM2AKAP2 gene encoding PALM2-AKAP2 fusion protein isoform X4, which produces MAEAELHKERLQAIAEKRKRQTEIEGKRQQLDEQILQLQHSKSKALREKWLLQGMPAGTAEEEEARKRQSEEDEVRVKKLEDNIHRLEKEIQTLESEESQISAKEQIILEKLKETEKSFKDFQKSFSNTDGDAVNYIYTQPPDLPILYSRTTESSSNQDGTSRVAAVYAMEINVEKDKQTGETKILSTPTIGPEGVHQRGAKVYDDGTKVVYEVHSGSMVVENGVHKLSSKDVDELIQKAGQSSTRGGQEAKAVTKERTVIADGRLSHTKEQMLCKEAKLEMVHKSRKDYTENIEQAKVPRAEVPDVSMDQPVTMIFMGYQNIEGEEEAKKVLGYDETIKAELILIDEDDEKSLREKTVTDVSTIDGNAAELVSGKPISDTTEPSSPEVKEESLATEPVPGSQWASVLPYDDEKTFNPLETFDVEMTVQKPHKFLEDDIRLTKSGDHSSANLLEPPVSILSPSKKNMEIEIPIAECKSVSGVSSASHSMDKSSSPFYSPHNGLLSDHHESLDNEVAREIQYLDEVLEANCCDSAADVTYNGTSSPELGTAFTVGSLSPSIPTTNHIELTEREAVPVVGRQAPPLVELSQGEIMAETFRANGHSPDGQREVLGDGLQAPVSPTSSTSSKGSFRDGETTLTTLKKEAKFELRAFHEDKKPSKLFEDDGEKETYRVRKVRPSEEMLELEKERRELIRSQAVKKNPAIAAKWWNPPQEKTLEEQLDDEPLESHKKYKERKERRQQQEQQQQQQQQQQQQQQPLPQPSTVPPSPKQTEYSFELPDPTSGLKEDVVTDQIDFSAARKQFQLMENSRQTEARGQGAPRLFSIKPFYRPLGSYSDKPSTITRPSPVSVVGQMEDEGIAATKGQKASCVPELLGGDQNTTVSPEKESPCTDASKPVSTAKLWAEEGEFTSARAVFTVVKDEDPGILDPFARSVYISSPPEELDSGLEELSVRSQGTTVLETLSNDFSMDNLSDSGASNETMNALQENSLTDFSLPQTPQTDTPSEGRAEGASKSFSDHGFYSPSSMLGDSLLADDPLEYHAGLLVQTAIQQAIAEQADRAVSKANKHPAEQKTGPREAQDEVGAGAPSSDQHQSTFKPPQVSSPVQEKRDVLPKITAQDRELREEATPQQFHIVQPVHIEESRPEGSYFSKYSEAAELRSTASLLATQESEVTVGPFKLRSRKQRTLSMIEEEIRAAQEREEELKRQRQVLQTTQSPRVKNAPTLPSRTVCYKTAPGP